The following are from one region of the Catalinimonas alkaloidigena genome:
- a CDS encoding aldo/keto reductase — MNTRPQHHELNRRDFLAKSTVAGMGLTLGASHLLAASPAHAAPRRGAAAASSHNTLASSLGKRRLGSLEVTELGFGCMNIAWAYGDPPRREASIRLIRQAYEEGIRFFDTAEIYGPHTSETLVGQALKSVRDEVVIASKVGFDIDFETGQLNGGLNSRPAHIKQAVDHMLRRLQTDRIDLLYQHRVDPQVPIEDVAGTMAELIQQGKVQHYGLSEAGAATIRRAHAVHPITAIQNEYSFWTRDPEGEVIPVCEELGIGFVPWSPLGMGYLTGKVTPDYAFAAGDIRKTLNFPRFTDEALAKNRPLVDWLQTIGTRHEALPGQVALAWLMAQTPFIVPIPGTRNVAHLQENRGAVAVKLTAQDLQELETGFARLGVFGDRAPARLKASHDLGTSLGTSSKGTHGLTPLPNATH; from the coding sequence ATGAACACAAGACCACAACACCACGAACTCAATCGCCGGGATTTTCTCGCCAAATCGACGGTCGCCGGGATGGGCCTCACCCTGGGCGCTTCGCATCTGCTGGCTGCCTCCCCGGCTCACGCGGCCCCGCGTCGTGGCGCTGCGGCTGCATCCTCCCACAACACGCTCGCTTCCTCTTTGGGCAAACGCCGACTCGGTTCGCTGGAAGTCACCGAACTGGGCTTCGGGTGCATGAACATTGCCTGGGCCTACGGGGACCCTCCCCGTCGGGAAGCATCTATTCGGCTCATCCGGCAGGCCTACGAAGAAGGCATCCGCTTTTTTGACACGGCCGAAATCTACGGTCCGCACACGAGCGAAACACTGGTGGGCCAGGCCCTGAAGTCGGTGCGCGACGAGGTGGTCATCGCCAGCAAGGTGGGCTTCGATATCGACTTTGAAACGGGCCAGCTCAACGGCGGACTCAACAGCCGTCCGGCCCATATCAAACAAGCCGTGGACCACATGCTGCGCCGCCTGCAAACCGACCGGATCGATCTGCTGTACCAGCACCGGGTAGACCCTCAGGTGCCGATCGAGGACGTGGCCGGCACCATGGCGGAACTCATTCAGCAGGGAAAAGTGCAACACTACGGCTTATCGGAGGCGGGCGCCGCGACCATCCGCCGCGCTCACGCGGTGCATCCGATCACCGCCATTCAAAACGAGTATTCGTTCTGGACGCGTGACCCGGAAGGGGAAGTCATTCCCGTGTGTGAGGAGCTGGGCATTGGCTTTGTGCCGTGGAGCCCGCTCGGCATGGGCTACCTGACCGGCAAGGTGACGCCCGACTATGCGTTTGCCGCCGGCGATATTCGGAAAACGCTGAACTTCCCCCGCTTCACCGACGAAGCCCTGGCGAAAAACCGCCCGCTGGTCGACTGGTTACAAACGATTGGCACCCGCCACGAAGCCTTACCCGGTCAGGTAGCGCTCGCCTGGTTGATGGCCCAAACCCCCTTTATCGTGCCGATTCCGGGCACACGTAACGTGGCGCACCTGCAGGAAAACCGGGGGGCGGTCGCGGTGAAGTTAACGGCGCAGGACCTTCAGGAACTGGAAACCGGCTTTGCCCGCCTCGGCGTGTTTGGCGACCGGGCTCCCGCGCGTCTGAAAGCCTCTCACGACCTCGGTACCAGCCTGGGAACGTCTTCGAAAGGCACCCACGGCCTCACCCCCTTACCCAACGCGACTCACTAA